Proteins from one Syngnathus scovelli strain Florida chromosome 9, RoL_Ssco_1.2, whole genome shotgun sequence genomic window:
- the cep192 gene encoding centrosomal protein of 192 kDa isoform X4, whose protein sequence is MAESFYKLEDEPFPSFLGKSLDSTNGCSTLGNITLGSGPGLPVAASTVAKIRPSSENRDCVAAAYLEKSEKLQHAKSPTFEDKQPRFSLSFKDDMDNADDFLAAHRLSKMLVNIKMDESASRNQGSLPGLPTHMSSVQGSHTEALTDLSTGLLTFAQFGQVDCTDKKVPSLQATAEKKNAPSEAVDSDHFSGSNSSFLENERLMSIDSIDSDISEDDIDFNNLPDDELELYFKKLVPSMQRGTVEGQELPATMLPRSDVHSISNSIEPEQHRHQIIDDYDQDNFQMPVVRLAATGMDSCPASDEDTEDELESARRTSTSTRTKLLPSISRQLVGESNRPSFRPGLEGGSSDDESISSRGGPSVSGIEHRRSAEGQVINPPVAGDGGGGDGSSGSEDSGNDGGVSTISFPTTYDLLRGPGIVGSGAVGEDGDGASSNPARLGRENFTTHAEMGDRVGPVGNGETSTSKTLSEENQELSPVNHRCMVMDRQEALDAMENTESRMTNERADSGKSEGGSKGSLPAKSPFSQLQVTQDNFHNSKVLPLANLRGGPCGNPAAEASDVTSEEDNDYISTSLEPKYFCRSFQEEQDHDWNNCPDSMELEFQQGAGAHNSVVYKNEEGEWVTDLAYYTSFEKEVAEKTQNNEDFQTEDFVSAGDALEKIVKDQVEFEKEHQFMQEEQIVSASSNSPCQKESSWKAGSTSYILMRASQVSPEFNPGDQSYLRLSLGQFFEQRSEALGCLCSGNNTEGVKRPSFGYNIISPEKREPFALLHSSDLIEESSLETDYMQVSQADKALNPDDLDKTIAVSGEVISPKANTDPGPCEQKDRNALEAKRDCNEGPCSVPNMASQTYVSPQNNSSNLMLSISTIASAIADASISTDPSQLAAMIMELSKKSREMNRTQSNEPAGPRKSTVEPCPNEHRNPDEDQIGLSVTLQRTTCVEDQSAFDIEKYLKNNMSSCSDTSVAHTTFDLTGWADNINRAQKNQPAYIGQQCSAKQTGNETGSKKEADLERSSIPHPDSSINSASTLDSKKLSTHTGLAELPTEPCVEETQCNFRPSTSPLTHSSPSQSSRPKAKSTVPSSGASGKRPGHDLSPHSTCSSPSLSRLTYISMNDATVLPTPARQKNDCTMALSTTIIRFSPTPPVEQDEEICSHSKSLEVEPKHSKSLEQLPPQHCKNPETSCGSSNLRCTHSQSECSHGCPDVSNGEPTARHIHSTVQPLALASAAGSYHLPISSQSHRDMLGKLYSQYGGEPMVANCLDELRVQVVAPEELQFPHACCIGIASQTSLSLFNPSERWQHVSITITSLSVDGEKMDSLPYQWLIVKNKTVIGPKSTEEQKVLFIPPKAGVYQYILSVCSWPATANTELADRAHIFAKRVVLVAIAENPSVEVDVGKSGCLDFGDLPAGSSKSLLLKLVNMTRATVPIRLVISAKATAWRCFSMSKQHISIPSEATQPAGHMTPLISPSVVNHVLPANHGENPECFMVWVHFKALQKYTKSSGDLGPAEEYSARVDIEVDSPGASQVIKSVPIRARSGTARVHAPKDLQTVCLRAPLGKSCQTTLPLKNAGNIDVWMKLRCNDVEDCFSVTPDELFLTVEEEQEIAVSFKARGTKKYKASLLTILVLPSGPQYEVKLKGEVVSEECAKPVSSAAPRPNFCLDADIPPILSNKQFVAWGGVTLGRAVQQKLVLRNNSPTTTQHLRLLIRGQDQDCFQLQSLFSPEERLTRHGELSIRPREDVTVHMLFAPTRVACMLSKLEIKQSGIRPSQPGVKFTIPLSGYGGTSNIILEDQRKQADGYVATMSDITINHVSKVCLCVRNTGSRAAFIKAVAFSDVMNRSVMDPFVISLSPSQFVLKERTQEVITVLMKSTQREQMLCQSNPPLLATIVLFCGDEVSRQQYRRLLQSKPDAGQKVLAENSLLKNIGFNEEFLGEEIITEPFDLPQRPNEAYIFYGHMSKVAVSLLGSTSSKECEKSNSPAMMLIPAREDLLTKSGMANGNVSLDVLPVKGPQGPGIRVTGSPIKTQDPAPRESETWTVHPEQLVLAAPSTNAVAAATNLVQIKNNTSRELGFDLSWPAHYLTITPQHGIIEPKCHLQILISPNPSLASKSDMFPWNGKIFVHCDGKQKVIKVQIRRDLALDVSAAPADSTLSALSPHAATPMLPPVRLTSKSALPVTPLQLSQPLVKIGKKNIIFPNTPSGETSEAQLEVENGEMEVRWYISSFAPPYVKGVDNSCDVYRATYTAFSCSRVSGTLGAHEKMQVPITFLPRDGGDYAQFWDLECHPLSEPLQKSRIRFQLCGTGIYSGSFKRPQEGDCSLVKTEATVKTRRKAEMPKSSLHLIPSQDEAVWKGVNTPQDRYAFPDTRIGECSTLKVNIRNNSPNTHELRFVNPREPFHIKHSKYSLRSQHYLKLPVQFKPRTSGTHVGSLLIQLETSESLDVQLTGEALP, encoded by the exons ATGGCAGAGAGTTTTTACAAATTAGAGGATGAACCCTTCCCCAGTTTCCTTGGCAAGTCGTTGGACAGCACCAATGGCTGTTCGACTCTGGGAAATATAACGCTGGGTTCAGGCCCCGGTCTGCCTGTAGCTGCTTCTACAGTGGCTAAAATTAGACCTTCATCTGAGAACAG AgattgtgttgctgctgcatacCTTGAGAAAAGTGAAAAGCTGCAGCATGCTAAATCACCAACATTTGAAGACAAGCAGCCAAGGTTTTCCCTCAGCTTCAAGGATGACAT ggACAATGCAGATGACTTTCTCGCAGCACATCGTCTATCAAAAATGCTGGTTAACATTAAAATGGATGAAAGTGCATCCAGAAACCAAGGCTCCCTCCCGGGTCTTCCCACTCATATGAGCTCAGTCCAGGGCAGTCACACAGAAGCTCTGACAG ATCTTTCAACAGGCCTCCTaacatttgctcaatttggacaAGTCGATTGTACAGATAAAAAg GTTCCATCCCTGCAAGCTACTGCAGAGAAAAAGAATGCACCAAGTGAAGCAGTGGACAGTGACCATTTCAGCGGCAGCAACTCCAGTTTTTTGGAAAATGAAAGGCTCATGTCTATAGACAGCATAGACAGTGACATTTCAG AGGATGATATTGATTTCAACAACTTGCCTGACGATGAGTTGGAGCTCTACTTCAAAAAACTAGTGCCTTCCATGCAAAGGGGCACAGTGGAGGGCCAAGAGCTCCCTGCCACG ATGCTGCCTCGGTCTGATGTCCATTCCATTTCAAATTCCATTGAGCCTGAACAACACAGACACCAGATCATTGACGACTACGATCAG gACAACTTCCAGATGCCTGTTGTGCGTCTGGCTGCCACAGGAATGGACTCCTGTCCTGCCAGTGATGAGGACACTGAGGATGAGCTCGAGTCTGCCAGACGGACAAGCACTTCCACTCGAACCAAGTTACTACCAAGCATCTCCAGGCAGTTG GTTGGTGAAAGTAATCGTCCCAGTTTTAGGCCAGGTCTAGAAGGGGGAAGTTCGGATGATGAGTCGATAAGTAGCCGTGGTGGTCCATCTGTGTCTGGGATTGAACACAGACGATCTGCCGAGGGACAAGTTATCAACCCTCCTGTCGCAG GGGATGGAGGTGGAGGGGATGGAAGCAGTGGGAGTGAAGATAGCGGAAACGATGGGGGAGTTTCAACAATTTCTTTTCCAACCACCTATGATCTGCTGCGTGGGCCGGGAATTGTGGGTAGCGGTGCTGttggtgaagatggtgatgGGGCATCAAGCAACCCCGCAAGACTTGGAAGGGAGAACTTTACCACACATGCAGAG ATGGGTGACCGCGTGGGTCCTGTTGGAAACGGTGAAACCAGCACCTCGAAAACTTTATCTGAGGAAAATCAGGAACTCTCTCCCGTGAACCATAGATGCATGGTTATGGATAGACAGGAAGCACTG GATGCCATGGAAAACACAGAGTCAAGGATGACAAATGAGAGAGCTGACTCTGGGAAAAGTGAAGGTGGATCGAAAGGATCCTTGCCAGCCAAGTCCCCTTTTTCTCAACTTCAGGTTACTCAAGACAACTTCCACAACTCCAAG GTGCTGCCTTTGGCAAATTTAAGAGGAGGGCCGTGTGGTAACCCTGCAGCAGAGGCCTCAGATGTTACCAGTGAGGAAGATAACGATTATATTTCTACTTCGCTGGAACCAAAATATTTCTGTCGGAGCTTCCAGGAGGAGCAAGATCACGACTGGAACAACTGTCCAGACTCCATGGAGTTAGAGTTTCAGCAAG GTGCCGGTGCTCATAATAGTGTGGTGTACAAGAATGAAGAAGGGGAGTGGGTAACAGATCTGGCTTATTACACCTCCTTTGAGAAGGAAGTTGCTGAGAAGACACAAAACAATGAAGATTTTCAAACTGAGGACTTTGTTTCCGCTG gTGATGCACTAGAAAAGATAGTCAAAGATCAAGTGGAATTTGAAAAGGAGCACCAATTTATGCAG GAGGAGCAGATTGTATCAGCCAGCAGCAACAGTCCTTGTCAAAAAGAGTCCTCTTGGAAAGCTGGTAGTACCAGCTACATCTTGATGAGGGCATCACAAGTTTCCCCTGAGTTTAATCCAGGCGACCAAAGTTACTTGCGACTCTCATTAGGGCAGTTTTTTGAACAACGTTCTGAAGCCCTGGGCTGTCTCTGCAGTGGTAATAACACGGAAGGGGTTAAACGG ccatcttttggatatAATATCATCTCTCCAGAGAAGAGGGAACCATTTGCACTACTTCACTCCTCTGACTTAATTGAAGAGAGCTCTCTTGAAACTGACTACATGCAAGTCAGTCAAGCAGATAAAGCACTAAATCCTG ATGATCTGGACAAAACAATTGCGGTATCTGGTGAAGTGATTTCACCAAAAGCAAATACAGACCCTGGCCCCTGTGAACAGAAG GACCGTAATGCCCTCGAAGCTAAGCGTGACTGCAATGAGGGGCCTTGCTCTGTCCCAAATATGGCGAGTCAGACCTACGTGTCACCCCAAAATAACAGTAGCAATCTTATGTTGAGTATCAGCACAATTGCATCAGCCATTGCTGATGCTTCCATCAGTACTGACCCATCACAGCTGGCTGCCATGATCATGGAGCTGTCCAAGAAAAGTAGGGAAATGAATCGGACACAGTCCAATGAACCTGCGGGCCCTAGGAAATCCACAGTGGAACCTTGTCCAAATGAACAT CGCAACCCTGATGAAGATCAGATTGGCCTGTCTGTCACACTACAAAGAACTACCTGTGTTGAAGACCAGAGTGCTTTCGACATTGAGAAATACTTAAAAAATAACATGTCTAGCTGCAGTGACACATCAGTAGCGCACACCACCTTTGACCTCACTGGCTGggctgacaacatcaaccgagcTCAAAAGAACCAACCAGCATATATTGGACAACAATGTTCAGCAAAACAAACGGGCAATGAGACAGGCTCCAAAAAAGAG GCTGATCTAGAAAGAAGTTCCATTCCTCATCCTGATTCATCAATCAACTCTGCCAGCACTTTGGATTCCAAGAAATTATCCACACACACTGGACTTGCAG AGTTGCCAACAGAACCCTGTGTGGAAGAGACGCAGTGTAACTTCAGGCCCTCCACTTCTCCTCTGACTCACTCCTCTCCCAGTCAAAGCTCCCGACCTAAAGCTAAGAG tactgtgccttcttcaggtgccAGTGGCAAACGCCCAGGTCATGACCTCTCTCCTCATTCTACCTGCTCCAGCCCCAGTCTCAGCAGGCTCACATACATCTCAATGAACGATGCTACAGTTTTGCCGACACCCGCAAGGCAAAAG AATGATTGTACCATGGCACTTAGTACCACAATCATCAGATTTAGTCCAACTCCGCCTGTGGAACAAGATGAGGAAATATGCAGCCATTCCAAAAGCCTCGAAGTGGAGCCAAAACATTCTAAAAGTCTGGAACAGCTACCACCACAGcactgtaaaaatccagagacCTCATGTGGTAGCAGTAATCTGAGATGTACCCACAGCCAAAGCGAATGTAGCCATGGCTGTCCTG atgtgtccaatggtgAACCAACAGCGAGGCACATCCATTCCACAGTACAACCTCTGGCGCTGGCAAGTGCTGCGGGGTCCTATCACCTTCCTATATCCTCCCAGAGCCATCGAGACATGCTAGGAAAACTCTACAGCCAATATGGTGGAGAACCAATGGTGGCAAACTGTCTTGATGAGCTAAGAG TTCAAGTGGTGGCGCCTGAggagctgcagtttcctcatgCCTGTTGCATCGGAATTGCTTCACAAACCTCCCTAAGCCTCTTCAATCCCTCCGAAAGATGGCAACACGTGTCAATAACAATTACAAGTCTGTCCGTTGATGGAGAAAAG ATGGATAGTTTGCCTTACCAATGGCTGATTGTTAAAAACAAGACAGTCATTGGCCCCAAAAGTACAGAAGAACAAAAAGTGTTGTTCATCCCGCCAAAGGCTGGTGTCTACCAGTATATCCTCAGTGTTTGCTCCTGGCCTGCAACTGCCAACACAGAACTGGCTGACAGGGCCCATATTTTTGCCAAAAGGGTAGTGCTGGTTGCCATTGCTGAAAATCCTTCTGTAGAG GTTGACGTGGGTAAATCTGGATGTTTGGATTTTGGAGATCTGCCAGCAGGCAGTTCCAAATCCCTTCTTCTGAAACTCGTCAATATGACCCGAGCCACAGTGCCCATCCGACTTGTCATCAGTGCG aAGGCGACAGCATGGCGTTGCTTCTCAATGTCCAAACAGCACATTTCCATACCATCAGAGGCAACACAACCAGCAGGTCACATGACCCCACTAATTTCACCTTCTGTTGTGAATCACGTGTTGCCTGCCAACCATGGAGAG AATCCTGAGTGTTTCATGGTTTGGGTTCATTTCAAAGCTCTACAAAAGTATACAAAATCTTCCG GGGACTTGGGTCCAGCTGAAGAGTACAGTGCTCGCGTGGACATAGAAGTCGACTCTCCTGGTGCGAGTCAAGTAATCAAAAGTGTTCCTATCAGAGCTAGGTCTGGAACTGCAAGGGTCCACGCACCAAAAGATCTGCAG ACTGTGTGCCTACGTGCGCCATTGGGTAAATCTTGTCAAACGACACTACCGTTAAAGAATGCAGGAAACATTGACGTGTGGATGAAACTCAGG TGCAATGATGTCGAGGACTGTTTCTCAGTGACACCTGATGAACTATTCCTTACAGTGGAAGAGGAGCAAGAAATTGCGGTCTCATTTAAAGCACGGGGTACCAAGAAATACAAAGCGAG CCTTCTCACTATCTTGGTGCTGCCATCGGGGCCGCAATATGAAGTAAAATTGAAAGGCGAGGTGGTCTCTGAAGAATGTGCCAAACCTGTTTCCTCTGCTGCTCCTCGCCCTAATTTTTGCTTGGACGCTGACATCCCACCAATTCTGTCTAACAAGCAATTTGTGGCCTGGGGAGGTGTTACCTTGGGGCGAGCTGT tcagcAGAAACTGGTTCTAAGAAACAATTCACCCACTACCACCCAGCACCTGCGATTACTTATTCGTGGTCAAGACCAGGACTGCTTTCAG CTGCAGAGTTTGTTCAGTCCAGAAGAGCGTTTGACTCGACACGGAGAACTGTCCATCCGCCCACGAGAGGATGTGACTGTCCACATGTTATTTGCACCCACAAGGGTAGCCTGCATGTTATCAAAGTTGGAGATCAAACAGTCTGGAATCCGGCCATCACAACCAGGGGTCAAATTCACT ATTCCACTCTCAGGCTACGGTGGCACCAGCAACATAATTCTGGAGGACCAAAGGAAGCAGGCGGATGGCTATGTGGCAACAATGTCAGACATTACTATTAATCATGTTAGCAAAGTGTGCCTGTGTGTCAGAAACACTGGTTCAAGAGCAGCTTTCATTAAGGCTGTGGCCTTCTCTGATGTAATGAACCGGTCAGTTATGGACCCTTTTGTCATTAGCCTTTCCCCATCACAATTTGTCCTTAAGGAAAGAACGCAAGAG gtGATCACGGTACTCATGAAGTCTACACAAAGAGAGCAAATGCTGTGTCAGTCGAATCCACCTCTGCTGGCTACTATTGTACTGTTTTGTGGAGATGAGGTCTCGAGGCAACAGTACCGgag ACTACTTCAAAGCAAACCAGATGCTGGTCAGAAAGTTCTTGCTGAAAACAGTTTGCTGAAAAACATTGGATTCAATGAGGAGTTCCTCGGAGAGGAGATCATCACAGAGC CATTTGACCTGCCTCAGCGGCCAAATGAGGCCTATATCTTCTATGGCCACATGAGTAAAGTGGCAGTGTCATTACTTGGAAGCACAAGTAGCAAGGAGTGTGAGAAGAGCAACAGCCCTGCAATGATGCTGATCCCTGCTCGAGAAGACTTGCTAACAAAGAG TGGCATGGCAAATGGTAATGTGTCCTTGGACGTGCTGCCAGTGAAGGGTCCCCAAGGTCCAGGAATTAGAGTGACAGGGTCTCCAATAAAG ACCCAAGACCCAGCACCTCGAGAGTCTGAGACATGGACTGTCCATCCAGAACAGCTTGTCCTTGCAGCTCCAAGTACGA aTGCGGTTGCAGCAGCCACAAATCTGGTCCAGATCAAGAACAATACTTCCAGAGAGTTAGGTTTTGATTTGTCCTGGCCTGCTCATTACCTGACCATTACGCCTCAGCATGGAATCATCGAGCCAAA GTGTCACCTGCAGATTTTGATCAGCCCCAACCCTTCACTCGCCAGCAAATCTGACATGTTCCCTTGGAACGGGAAAATATTTGTCCATTGTGATGGGAAACAGAAG GTGATCAAGGTCCAAATCCGTCGAGATCTGGCCTTAGATGTTTCCGCTGCACCTGCAGATTCGACGCTGTCAGCCCTATCCCCTCACGCTGCCACTCCGATGTTGCCTCCAGTCAGACTGACCTCAAAGTCCGCACTGCCCGTAACACCACTGCAGTTATCTCAACCTCTGGTCAAGATCGGCAAGAAAAACATCATCTTTCCCAACACACCTTCAGGAGAAACATCAG AGGCTCAGTTGGAGGTGGAGAATGGAGAAATGGAAGTGAGGTGGTACATATCATCATTTGCTCCTCCTTATGTTAag GGTGTTGATAACAGTTGTGATGTCTATCGGGCCACCTACACAGCTTTCAGCTGTTCCAGAGTCTCAGGCACTTTGGGAGCCCATGAAAAGATGCAG GTGCCTATTACATTCTTACCAAGAGACGGAGGCGACTATGCTCAGTTTTGGGATTTGGAGTGCCACCCCTTGTCTGAACCCTTGCAGAAATCTAGAATCCGCTTTCAACTATGCGGCACG GGGATCTACTCTGGATCATTTAAAAGACCTCAGGAAGGAGATTGCTCATTAGTGAAAACCGAGGCCACAGTTAAAACGAGGAGGAAAGCTGAAATGCCCAAATCCAG TTTGCATTTGATTCCCAGCCAGGATGAAGCAGTATGGAAGGGTGTTAATACACCTCAGGATCGTTACGCTTTCCCTGATACACGTATTGGCGAGTGCAGCACTCTGAAGGTCAACATCCGCAACAACTCGCCCAACACACATGAG CTGAGGTTTGTAAACCCTAGGGAGCCCTTCCACATCAAGCATTCCAAATATTCCTTGAG ATCTCAGCACTATCTGAAGCTGCCTGTCCAGTTCAAGCCGAGGACTTCTGGAACACACGTTGGCTCGCTGCTCATCCAGTTGGAAACAAGTGAAAGTCTGGATGTGCAGCTGACTGGTGAGGCACTGCCTTGA